A window from Pleuronectes platessa chromosome 6, fPlePla1.1, whole genome shotgun sequence encodes these proteins:
- the fitm2 gene encoding acyl-coenzyme A diphosphatase FITM2, with translation MAAVDVTVERLLSLWRTPALRLYFPGVFVLLTVLGSVLKELELVPETYFSSSRNLLNVYFVKVSWGWTLLLLTPFVLLSNSSFSRSPSFLGRRLLSLAVASAVWYVCTETFFYIEDVTGSCFETSSMEALNSELTTKVSCRRAGFHWWGYDISGHSFILCYSALFIVEEIAPMASVKTAGLSPLPRLVLNLLYVALNVLVTLWVWMFACTSVYFHESIQKWLGTTCALLAWYLTYRVWYLNPLSPGLPPQRHPKEKKQHA, from the exons ATGGCGGCGGTGGACGTGACGGTGGAGAGGCTGCTGTCTCTGTGGAGGACACCGGCTCTCAGGCTCTACTTCCCCGGGGTCTTCGTGCTGCTGACGGTGCTGGGCTCCgtgctgaaggagctggagcTCGTCCCGGAGACTTACTTCAGCAGCAGCCGCAACCTGCTGAACGT GTACTTTGTCAAAGTGTCCTGGGGCtggacgctgctgctgctgacgccCTTCGTCCTCCTGTCCAACTCCTCCTTCAGCCGGAGCCCCTCCTTCCTCGGCCGGCGGCTGCTGTCCCTGGCGGTGGCGTCGGCCGTGTGGTACGTGTGCACCGAGACCTTCTTCTACATCGAGGACGTGACCGGCTCCTGCTTTGAGACCTCCTCCATGGAGGCGCTGAACTCGGAGCTCACGACCAAAGTGTCCTGCAGGCGCGCCGGCTTCCACTGGTGGGGCTACGACATCTCGGGCCACTCCTTCATCCTGTGTTACTCCGCCCTCTTCATCGTGGAGGAGATAGCGCCCATGGCCTCGGTGAAGACAGCTGGACTGTCCCCGCTGCCCCGGCTGGTCCTCAACCTGCTCTACGTGGCCTTGAACGTGCTGGTGACCCTCTGGGTGTGGATGTTTGCCTGCACCTCTGTTTACTTCCATGAGTCGATCCAGAAGTGGCTGGGCACCACGTGCGCTCTGCTGGCCTGGTACCTCACCTACCGGGTCTGGTATCTAAACCCCTTGTCTCCAGGACTCCCCCCACAGCGCCACCCGAAGGAGAAGAAGCAACACGCCTGA
- the r3hdml gene encoding R3H domain containing-like — protein sequence MAAVCLQLLLAAPLWSMPHVGAAAAAWSSSTELLNATRAAAEAQSDSRMLPAGTASRSRRKRALSSREVTALLDYHNRVRSQVFPPAANMEFMLWDEGLARSADSWASLCIWDHGPTQAMKYMGQNLSITSGRFQSITDLVRSWYNERHHFSYPSRCSGSVCSHYTQMVWASSSRLGCAVRKCSNVQAFGSSWREATLLVCNYSIKGNWVGDAPYKTGRPCSVCPSSYGGSCWRNQCSTNNKTRRRSRY from the exons ATGGCTGCTGTTTgccttcagctgctgctcgcTGCCCCCCTGTGGTCGATGCCCCAtgtgggagctgctgctgccgcgtGGTCGAGCTCCACCGAGCTGCTCAACGCcaccagagctgcagctgaggccCAGTCTGACTCCAGGATGCTTCCTGCTGGCACTGCTTCCAGAAGCAGACGCAAGAGAGCCCTGTCCTCCAGAGAGGTCACGGCCCTGCTGGATTACCACAACCGGGTCCGCTCGCAGGTTTTCCCCCCTGCTGCTAATATGGAGTTCATG CTGTGGGATGAGGGACTGGCTCGGTCCGCCGACTCCTGGGCCTCGCTCTGCATCTGGGATCACGGCCCAACACAAGCCATGAAGTACATGGGCCAGAACCTGTCCATCACCTCAGGAAG GTTCCAGTCGATCACTGACCTCGTCAGGTCCTGGTACAACGAGAGGCATCATTTCTCTTACCCCAGCAGATGCTCTGGATCTGTGTGCTCGCACTATACTCAG ATGGTGTGGGCGAGCAGCAGCCGGCTGGGATGTGCCGTCAGGAAATGCTCCAACGTGCAGGCGTTCGGGAGCAGCTGGAGGGAGGCGACGCTGCTGGTCTGCAACTACTCTATAAA aggGAACTGGGTTGGAGACGCTCCCTATAAGACCGGCCGGCCCTGCTCCGTCTGTCCGTCCAGCTACGGTGGCTCCTGCTGGAGGAATCAGTGCTCGACAAACAACAAGACCAGAAGACGCTCCAGATATTAA